One window of the Devosia sp. 2618 genome contains the following:
- a CDS encoding VOC family protein — translation MEVFSKDSARYDETNQINHFCFETDDLDGLILHLRAQGISVTDKKRGADNTWQSWTADPDGVKLEIFQYTDESMQFGPRGAVCEVDW, via the coding sequence GTGGAAGTGTTCAGCAAGGACAGCGCGCGCTACGACGAGACCAACCAGATCAACCATTTCTGTTTTGAGACGGACGATCTGGATGGGCTGATCTTGCATCTGCGGGCGCAGGGCATCAGCGTGACGGACAAGAAACGCGGGGCGGACAATACCTGGCAGTCGTGGACGGCTGACCCGGACGGGGTGAAGCTGGAGATTTTCCAGTACACCGACGAGAGCATGCAGTTTGGGCCACGCGGCGCTGTGTGTGAGGTGGATTGGTAA
- a CDS encoding VOC family protein gives MTKPFIKQLAHVCIFSRDLEKSEAFYRDGFGFETAFISSARPTRSGFTSTLVAVPLWKCSARTARATTRPTRSTISVLRRTIWMG, from the coding sequence ATGACCAAACCATTCATCAAGCAGCTTGCCCATGTCTGCATCTTTTCGCGCGATCTCGAAAAGTCGGAGGCGTTCTATCGCGACGGGTTCGGCTTTGAGACAGCCTTCATTTCGAGCGCAAGGCCGACAAGATCGGGTTTTACCTCGACCTTGGTGGCCGTACCTTTGTGGAAGTGTTCAGCAAGGACAGCGCGCGCTACGACGAGACCAACCAGATCAACCATTTCTGTTTTGAGACGGACGATCTGGATGGGCTGA
- the eno gene encoding phosphopyruvate hydratase produces the protein MSSIILVNGRQIYDSRGNPTVEVDVVLDDGSFGRAAVPSGASTGAHEAVELRDGGKKYSGKGVTQAVENVNTAIFDEIQGMDALDQLAVDKAMIDLDGTPNKSRLGANAILGVSLAVAKAAAESSELPFYRYIGGPNAHVLPVPMMNIINGGEHADNPIDMQEFMILPVGAENLADAVRIGSEIFHTLKKGLSAEGHNTNVGDEGGFAPNLGSADEALGFIMRSIEKAGYRPGEDVYLGLDCASTEYYKNGRYEMVGEGKSLSSEENVRFLEDLANRYPIITIEDGMAEDDWDGWKALTDAIGKKVQLVGDDLFVTNTQRLVSGIKMGVANSILVKVNQIGSLSETLNAVDTAHRAGYTSVMSHRSGETEDTTISDLAVALNCGQIKTGSLSRSDRIAKYNQLIRIEEQLGESAKYAGYSVVKGR, from the coding sequence ATGTCTTCAATCATCCTCGTCAATGGCCGTCAGATCTATGACAGCCGCGGTAATCCCACCGTCGAAGTCGATGTCGTACTGGACGATGGCAGCTTCGGCCGCGCCGCCGTTCCATCGGGCGCATCCACCGGCGCGCACGAAGCCGTCGAGCTGCGCGATGGCGGCAAGAAGTATTCCGGCAAGGGCGTCACCCAGGCCGTCGAGAACGTCAACACCGCCATTTTTGACGAAATCCAGGGCATGGACGCGCTCGATCAGCTCGCCGTCGACAAGGCGATGATCGACCTCGATGGCACGCCAAACAAGTCGCGCCTTGGCGCCAATGCTATTCTCGGCGTGTCGCTGGCTGTCGCCAAGGCCGCTGCCGAGTCGAGCGAACTGCCATTCTACCGCTATATCGGCGGACCAAACGCCCACGTTCTGCCCGTGCCGATGATGAACATCATCAATGGCGGCGAGCATGCCGATAACCCGATTGATATGCAGGAATTCATGATCCTGCCCGTCGGCGCCGAAAATCTGGCCGACGCCGTGCGCATCGGTTCGGAAATCTTCCACACCCTCAAAAAGGGTCTGTCGGCTGAAGGCCACAACACCAATGTGGGCGACGAGGGCGGCTTTGCGCCAAACCTCGGCTCGGCCGATGAAGCGCTCGGCTTCATCATGCGCTCGATCGAAAAGGCCGGCTACCGTCCCGGCGAGGACGTCTATCTCGGCCTCGATTGCGCTTCGACCGAATACTACAAGAATGGTCGCTACGAGATGGTCGGCGAAGGCAAGTCGCTGTCGTCCGAAGAAAACGTGCGCTTCCTTGAAGACCTCGCAAACCGCTACCCGATCATCACCATCGAAGATGGTATGGCGGAAGACGATTGGGATGGCTGGAAGGCCCTGACCGACGCGATCGGCAAGAAGGTTCAGCTGGTGGGCGACGATCTGTTCGTCACCAACACCCAGCGCCTCGTTTCGGGCATCAAGATGGGCGTCGCAAACTCGATCCTCGTCAAGGTCAACCAGATTGGCTCGCTCAGCGAAACCCTCAACGCCGTCGATACCGCGCACCGCGCCGGTTACACCTCGGTGATGTCGCATCGTTCGGGCGAAACCGAAGACACTACCATTTCCGATCTCGCGGTCGCGCTCAATTGCGGCCAGATCAAAACCGGCTCGCTGTCGCGTTCGGACCGGATTGCCAAGTACAACCAGCTGATCCGCATCGAAGAACAGCTCGGTGAATCGGCCAAGTATGCCGGCTACTCGGTCGTTAAGGGCCGCTGA
- the aqpZ gene encoding aquaporin Z translates to MFQKLSAEAFGTFWLVFGGCGAAVLAAGVPDVGIGYLGVAFAFGLTVLTMAYAVGGISGGHFNPAVSLGLAVAGKFEYKNLLPYWGAQLVGGILGAAVLYLIASGKVGFVAGGFASNGYDALSPGGYGLFAALVAEVVLTAFFIIVILGATSSRVPAGFAPIAIGLSLTLIHLISIPVTNTSVNPARSIAAAIFAQNGALGQVWLFIAAPLVGAAIGAVLYKGLLTRNEAATAAAAQHA, encoded by the coding sequence ATGTTCCAAAAACTATCTGCAGAAGCATTCGGCACGTTTTGGTTGGTTTTCGGCGGGTGCGGCGCCGCTGTACTTGCAGCCGGCGTCCCTGACGTCGGTATCGGCTACCTTGGCGTAGCATTCGCGTTCGGCCTGACAGTCTTGACCATGGCCTATGCCGTTGGCGGCATTTCCGGCGGTCACTTCAACCCGGCCGTGTCGCTCGGCCTCGCCGTTGCCGGCAAGTTTGAATACAAAAACCTGCTGCCATATTGGGGCGCGCAGCTCGTCGGCGGCATCCTGGGCGCTGCCGTGCTCTATCTTATCGCTTCGGGCAAGGTCGGGTTCGTTGCTGGCGGCTTTGCCTCCAACGGCTATGATGCACTGTCGCCCGGTGGCTATGGCCTGTTCGCCGCTCTGGTGGCCGAAGTCGTGCTGACGGCGTTCTTCATCATCGTCATCCTCGGCGCAACGTCCAGCCGCGTACCTGCGGGCTTTGCACCGATCGCCATCGGCCTGTCGCTGACCCTGATCCACTTGATCTCGATCCCGGTCACCAACACCTCGGTCAACCCGGCCCGCTCGATCGCCGCGGCCATTTTCGCCCAGAACGGCGCTCTTGGCCAAGTCTGGCTCTTCATTGCCGCCCCACTGGTCGGCGCCGCCATCGGTGCCGTCCTCTACAAGGGCCTGCTCACCCGCAACGAAGCCGCAACCGCTGCAGCAGCACAGCACGCGTGA
- a CDS encoding AMP nucleosidase — translation MTTISPPPTEKQSFTDPEKAWEYLAELYHRNTEFIRSHLAALAKGSIPDGRVRACYPQVEVRSTSYSRSESTLPYGFLHTPGLYRTTVTAPDLFRTYFQEQFTVILKNHGGTIDIGESDTPIPLHFAVPANERIDGDALNALNIPLRDVFDAPDLGNTDDEIANGTFVPPRGGPYPLAAFTAPRVDYSLFRLSHYTGTDASHFQNFVIFTNYAFYIDEFCRIAKQYMADGHSHYQSFIEPGNVVTDNALRGGTVAGTAPVRAPQMPAYHLTADRGRGITMVNIGVGPSNAKTITDHIAVLRPHAWIMLGHCAGLRNSQELGDYVLAHAYVREDHVLDADLPLSVPIPALAEVQVALEQAVHEITETEGIETKKIMRTGTVATFDNRNWELRDQAEITQRLSQSRAVALDMESATIAANGFRFRVPYGTLLCVSDKPLHGELKLPGMASDFYRTQVNRHLQIGLRAMEILRDQPAERLHSRKLRSFAETAFQ, via the coding sequence ATGACGACGATCAGCCCCCCACCCACCGAAAAACAATCCTTCACCGATCCCGAGAAGGCGTGGGAATATCTGGCCGAGCTCTATCACCGCAATACCGAGTTCATCCGCAGCCATCTCGCCGCGCTCGCCAAGGGCAGCATTCCCGATGGCCGCGTGCGGGCCTGCTATCCGCAGGTCGAAGTGCGCTCCACCAGCTATAGCCGGTCGGAAAGCACCCTGCCCTATGGGTTCCTGCATACGCCTGGCCTCTACCGCACCACGGTGACGGCGCCGGACCTGTTCCGGACCTATTTCCAGGAGCAGTTCACGGTCATCCTGAAAAACCACGGCGGCACGATCGACATCGGCGAGTCCGACACTCCGATCCCGCTGCACTTTGCCGTGCCGGCCAATGAACGCATCGACGGCGATGCGCTGAACGCGCTCAACATTCCGCTGCGCGACGTGTTCGACGCGCCGGACCTGGGCAATACCGACGACGAAATCGCCAATGGCACCTTTGTGCCGCCCCGCGGCGGGCCCTACCCGCTGGCAGCATTCACCGCGCCGCGCGTCGATTATTCGCTGTTCCGGCTCAGCCACTACACCGGCACAGATGCGAGCCACTTCCAGAACTTCGTGATCTTCACGAATTACGCGTTCTACATCGACGAGTTCTGCCGCATCGCCAAGCAGTACATGGCCGATGGCCATTCGCACTATCAGAGCTTCATCGAGCCCGGCAATGTGGTGACCGACAACGCCCTGCGCGGCGGTACTGTGGCGGGCACTGCGCCCGTACGTGCGCCGCAGATGCCGGCCTACCACCTGACAGCGGATCGCGGTCGCGGCATCACAATGGTCAATATCGGCGTCGGTCCATCCAACGCCAAGACCATCACAGACCACATCGCCGTGCTGCGCCCGCATGCCTGGATCATGCTCGGCCACTGCGCCGGCCTGCGCAACAGCCAGGAACTGGGCGACTACGTGCTGGCCCACGCTTATGTGCGCGAAGACCACGTGCTCGACGCCGATCTTCCCCTATCAGTGCCAATTCCAGCGCTGGCCGAAGTGCAGGTGGCGCTCGAACAGGCGGTGCATGAAATCACCGAAACCGAAGGCATCGAAACCAAAAAGATCATGCGCACGGGCACGGTCGCGACCTTCGACAACCGCAATTGGGAACTGCGCGACCAGGCCGAAATCACCCAGCGCCTGAGCCAGTCCCGCGCCGTGGCACTGGACATGGAATCGGCGACGATTGCGGCCAACGGCTTCCGGTTCCGCGTGCCCTACGGGACGCTGTTGTGCGTATCCGACAAGCCGCTGCATGGCGAACTGAAACTGCCGGGCATGGCGTCGGATTTCTACCGGACGCAGGTTAATCGGCATCTGCAGATCGGCCTGCGGGCGATGGAGATATTGCGGGACCAGCCAGCAGAACGGCTGCATTCCCGGAAACTGCGTAGCTTTGCCGAGACGGCGTTCCAGTAG
- a CDS encoding DUF1801 domain-containing protein: MAYEQKNKPNTGDVDAFLAQLPDAAKREDSYRLIALLQEVSGEPPVLWGAGIGFGQYHYKYASGHEGDAALIGFAPRKAEFSIYLMGTYSPEEIARRDGLLGKLGKHRMGKACLYVKRLSDIDMAVLRELAEISVSTMRSAYPAAK, from the coding sequence ATGGCTTACGAGCAAAAGAACAAGCCCAATACCGGCGATGTGGATGCGTTTCTGGCACAGCTGCCGGACGCAGCTAAGCGCGAGGACAGCTACCGGCTGATCGCGCTTCTGCAGGAGGTATCGGGCGAGCCACCCGTCTTGTGGGGCGCGGGAATTGGCTTTGGGCAGTATCATTACAAGTATGCCAGCGGGCATGAGGGCGACGCGGCGCTGATCGGCTTTGCGCCGCGCAAGGCGGAGTTCAGCATCTATCTGATGGGCACTTACTCGCCCGAAGAAATCGCGCGGCGGGATGGGCTGCTGGGAAAGCTGGGCAAGCACCGCATGGGTAAGGCGTGCCTTTATGTGAAGCGGTTGAGCGACATCGACATGGCTGTGTTGCGGGAGCTGGCCGAGATTTCGGTTTCCACGATGCGTTCGGCCTATCCTGCGGCAAAATAA
- the folD gene encoding bifunctional methylenetetrahydrofolate dehydrogenase/methenyltetrahydrofolate cyclohydrolase FolD gives MTAKIIDGKAFAEGLRGRIAGHVARLKAEHGITPGLAVVIVGHDPASQVYVTNKAKQTAEVGMASFKHELAENTSETELLALVKRLNEDKNVHGILVQLPVPKHIDPIKVIEAIDPAKDVDCFTPANVGKVQIGLPGPVSCTPLGCLMLLRDELGSLAGLNAVIIGRSNLVGKPMMQLLLRENCTVTVAHSKTRNLAEVVRGADIVVAAVGRPEMIRGDWIKPGATVIDVGINRIDAPERGDGKTRLVGDVAYKEAAEVAAAITPVPGGVGPMTIACLLANTVTTASLINGLVPPSDLTA, from the coding sequence ATGACTGCAAAGATCATTGACGGCAAAGCGTTTGCCGAGGGCCTCCGCGGTCGCATCGCGGGCCATGTGGCGCGCCTCAAGGCCGAGCATGGCATCACGCCGGGTCTGGCGGTCGTCATCGTCGGGCACGATCCTGCGAGCCAGGTCTATGTCACCAACAAGGCGAAACAGACCGCCGAAGTGGGCATGGCCTCGTTCAAGCACGAGCTGGCCGAAAACACCAGCGAGACGGAATTGCTGGCGCTGGTAAAGCGCCTCAATGAGGATAAGAACGTCCACGGCATTCTCGTTCAGCTGCCCGTTCCCAAACACATCGACCCCATCAAGGTGATCGAGGCGATCGATCCGGCCAAGGACGTCGATTGCTTCACGCCCGCCAATGTCGGCAAGGTCCAGATCGGCCTTCCGGGTCCGGTGTCCTGCACGCCACTTGGCTGCCTCATGCTGCTGCGCGACGAACTCGGTTCGCTGGCCGGGCTCAATGCCGTCATCATCGGGCGCTCCAATCTGGTTGGCAAGCCGATGATGCAATTGCTGCTGCGCGAGAACTGCACGGTGACCGTCGCCCATTCCAAGACCAGAAACCTCGCCGAAGTCGTGCGTGGCGCCGACATCGTGGTGGCCGCCGTCGGTCGTCCGGAGATGATCAGGGGCGACTGGATCAAGCCGGGCGCCACTGTCATCGATGTCGGCATCAACCGTATCGATGCGCCCGAGCGGGGCGACGGCAAGACGCGCCTTGTCGGCGACGTAGCCTATAAGGAAGCCGCCGAAGTTGCTGCCGCCATCACTCCGGTGCCCGGCGGCGTTGGCCCGATGACCATTGCGTGCCTCCTGGCCAACACGGTTACCACCGCCTCGCTAATCAATGGCCTCGTGCCGCCGAGCGATCTGACCGCATGA
- a CDS encoding DUF1643 domain-containing protein: MSSAAHDPGGKVRLALMPGVNGDARFSADGKYRQLMRRWTGDAFPARYVLFIGMNPSTADATVNDPTCAREWTFANREGFSAMAKANVGDYRATDPKMLLAPGVVAVSDENLPTIRAAAADADVVILCHGKLNKALAPAGKALVEALRADGIDLWCFGKNADGSPKHPLYLRADTPLVRF, encoded by the coding sequence ATGAGTTCTGCCGCGCACGACCCCGGCGGCAAGGTTCGGCTGGCTCTGATGCCGGGCGTCAATGGCGACGCGCGGTTTAGCGCCGATGGCAAATACCGCCAGCTGATGCGCCGCTGGACCGGCGACGCGTTCCCTGCGCGTTACGTGTTGTTCATCGGCATGAACCCCAGCACCGCCGACGCGACGGTCAACGATCCCACCTGCGCCCGCGAATGGACCTTCGCCAACCGCGAGGGATTTTCAGCCATGGCAAAGGCCAATGTCGGGGATTATCGGGCGACAGACCCCAAGATGCTGCTGGCGCCCGGCGTGGTTGCGGTATCTGACGAAAACCTCCCCACCATCCGCGCTGCGGCGGCAGACGCTGATGTCGTCATCCTCTGCCACGGCAAGCTCAACAAAGCCCTAGCCCCCGCCGGCAAGGCGCTGGTCGAGGCCCTCCGGGCCGATGGGATTGATCTGTGGTGCTTTGGGAAAAATGCCGATGGTTCCCCCAAGCATCCGCTGTATTTGAGGGCCGATACGCCGCTGGTGCGGTTTTAG